From Polynucleobacter sp. MWH-Braz-FAM2G, a single genomic window includes:
- a CDS encoding glycosyltransferase family 4 protein codes for MAEELSANVDNVFVLTGKPNYPNGDIYLGYSAFGLQIERQKSFTIFRVPLIPRGKGGAIKMLLNYLSFIISALFLAPILLRKLNIDVIFVYGTSPLIQGISAIPLRYQFKAKLITWVQDLWPEDLASTGYITNKFLLKINEWPARLLYFFSDRILVQSNAFLGPVRRLTSNPEIYVLPNPAERHVFFQNRSIEIPKLMDQMLGKFNVVFAGNIGNNQSIQTIIEAAEIIKYHKEIQIIMVGSGSYSERLKQEISERNLNNLVAVGRYDSEYMPSIFECSDALLVTLGAKENLGWTVPCKVQTYMAAGRPIIGSISGEGKLVIEASGAGLTADAEDPVGLANCIIQLFGMDSQSRAVMGNAGRQFAEKNYHPQKISQILMDHFKSALGGKG; via the coding sequence TTGGCTGAAGAGCTATCGGCGAATGTAGATAATGTTTTTGTTTTGACTGGTAAGCCAAATTATCCTAATGGGGATATTTACCTGGGATATAGTGCTTTTGGACTTCAGATTGAAAGGCAGAAATCATTCACAATTTTTCGCGTGCCTTTGATTCCAAGAGGCAAAGGCGGGGCAATTAAAATGTTGTTAAACTATCTTTCATTTATTATCAGCGCGCTATTTCTGGCACCAATATTGTTACGAAAACTTAATATTGATGTTATTTTTGTATATGGCACATCTCCCTTAATTCAAGGCATATCTGCAATTCCTTTGCGGTATCAATTTAAGGCAAAGCTTATTACTTGGGTTCAAGATTTATGGCCAGAGGATCTTGCATCTACTGGTTATATAACTAATAAATTTTTATTGAAAATAAATGAGTGGCCTGCTAGGTTATTATATTTTTTCTCAGACAGAATATTGGTGCAGTCAAATGCGTTTTTAGGCCCTGTAAGACGCCTGACTAGTAATCCTGAAATTTATGTTTTGCCAAATCCAGCAGAAAGACATGTTTTTTTTCAAAATCGGTCTATTGAGATTCCAAAATTAATGGACCAAATGCTTGGAAAGTTCAATGTAGTTTTTGCTGGAAACATTGGTAATAATCAGTCAATCCAAACGATTATTGAGGCTGCTGAAATAATCAAATACCATAAAGAAATTCAAATTATTATGGTTGGAAGTGGTAGCTATAGTGAGAGGCTAAAACAAGAGATTAGCGAGCGCAACTTAAATAATTTGGTTGCTGTCGGTCGCTATGATTCTGAATACATGCCATCCATTTTTGAGTGCAGTGACGCATTATTAGTTACATTGGGCGCAAAAGAGAATTTAGGGTGGACAGTGCCTTGTAAGGTTCAAACCTATATGGCTGCTGGAAGGCCAATTATCGGATCAATTAGCGGAGAGGGTAAGTTAGTAATTGAGGCATCTGGTGCTGGTTTGACTGCTGACGCTGAAGATCCGGTTGGATTGGCAAATTGCATAATTCAATTATTCGGGATGGACTCTCAGTCTAGGGCTGTTATGGGTAATGCGGGAAGGCAATTTGCAGAAAAAAATTATCACCCTCAAAAAATTTCACAAATTCTGATGGATCATTTTAAAAGTGCATTGGGGGGCAAGGGGTAA
- a CDS encoding SDR family oxidoreductase produces MNVLILGVTGLIGSTLARYLAQDKQMQVFGSTRKSEFNAGLVGLENDHIYKNINIEDIDSLVAMLEKSMPSIVINCAGITKHLMESNNPIAVLPINSIFPHRLGKLCGLMGIRLIQISSDCVFSGATGSYTEESIADALDLYGRSKAFGEIANQCNCITLRTSTIGHEIETRHGLLEWFLHQKSICSGFGKAIFSGLTSFELAKVIKNFVIPNQAIYGLYNIAAEPISKYDLLCLIANVYHKDVMIVKNDEFVIDRSLIPEKFFKSTGYKAPSWINMISDMYNARPNV; encoded by the coding sequence ATGAATGTGCTCATATTAGGAGTAACTGGATTGATTGGGTCAACATTAGCCAGATATTTGGCTCAAGACAAGCAAATGCAGGTTTTTGGTTCAACTCGTAAAAGTGAATTTAATGCTGGATTGGTTGGATTGGAAAATGATCATATATATAAAAATATCAATATTGAGGATATTGATAGCCTAGTTGCGATGCTGGAAAAAAGTATGCCATCAATTGTGATCAATTGCGCTGGAATTACTAAGCACCTTATGGAATCAAATAATCCAATTGCGGTATTGCCCATCAACTCCATATTTCCCCATCGTTTGGGTAAATTATGCGGCTTGATGGGCATACGATTGATCCAAATTAGCTCTGATTGTGTATTTTCAGGCGCTACCGGTTCATATACCGAAGAGAGTATTGCGGATGCTCTTGACTTGTATGGGAGATCTAAGGCGTTTGGTGAAATAGCTAACCAATGCAACTGTATTACATTAAGAACCTCGACTATTGGTCATGAAATCGAAACGCGGCATGGTTTGCTTGAGTGGTTTCTTCATCAAAAAAGCATCTGTAGTGGATTCGGTAAAGCCATATTTTCTGGCTTAACTTCTTTTGAGTTGGCAAAGGTAATAAAAAATTTCGTAATTCCAAACCAAGCAATTTATGGTTTGTACAACATAGCTGCTGAGCCAATATCCAAGTATGACTTACTTTGCCTGATTGCAAATGTTTATCATAAAGATGTGATGATCGTGAAGAATGATGAATTCGTGATTGATCGCTCCCTTATTCCTGAAAAGTTCTTCAAATCAACTGGCTATAAAGCCCCAAGCTGGATTAACATGATTAGTGATATGTACAATGCGAGGCCAAATGTTTAA
- a CDS encoding polysaccharide biosynthesis protein, translated as MFKDKVLMITGGTGSFGTAVLKRFLLTDVKEIRIFSRDEKKQEDMRITYANEKLKFCIGDVRNLSSINDSMCGVDYVFHAAALKQVPSCEFYPMEAVQTNILGTHNVLTSASAFGVKKVVVLSTDKAVYPINAMGISKAMAEKVMIAKSRNQAKGETIFCGTRYGNVMASRGSVIPLFITQLLEDKPITITDPDMTRFLMSLDESVDLVLHAYYEGRQGDILVQKSPSSTVADLAQALKEIFSKKNKINVIGTRHGEKLYESLVSREEMARSEDMGKYYRIPADNRDLNYAKYFSEGEEKISYLDDYTSHSTTRLNVEQLKELLLNLDYVKKALNV; from the coding sequence ATGTTTAAAGATAAAGTCTTAATGATCACCGGGGGAACAGGATCTTTTGGGACTGCAGTTTTAAAAAGATTTCTTCTCACTGACGTGAAGGAGATTCGTATTTTTAGTAGGGATGAAAAGAAGCAGGAAGATATGCGAATTACTTATGCAAATGAAAAGCTAAAATTTTGCATTGGAGATGTAAGAAATTTATCTAGCATCAATGATTCGATGTGTGGTGTTGACTACGTCTTTCATGCCGCTGCTTTAAAGCAAGTTCCATCATGTGAGTTTTATCCAATGGAGGCAGTTCAAACTAATATACTTGGAACTCATAATGTTTTGACATCTGCAAGCGCGTTTGGAGTAAAAAAGGTAGTGGTTCTAAGCACTGATAAAGCTGTATACCCAATAAATGCAATGGGGATTTCAAAGGCGATGGCCGAAAAAGTGATGATTGCTAAATCCAGAAATCAAGCTAAGGGCGAGACAATTTTTTGCGGAACACGTTATGGAAATGTGATGGCCTCAAGAGGATCGGTAATACCCTTGTTCATTACCCAATTGTTGGAGGACAAGCCTATAACAATTACGGATCCTGATATGACTAGATTTTTAATGTCGCTTGATGAGTCGGTTGATCTCGTATTGCATGCATATTACGAGGGGCGCCAAGGCGACATACTTGTCCAGAAGTCTCCCTCCTCAACCGTGGCTGATTTAGCTCAAGCGTTAAAAGAAATTTTCTCCAAGAAAAATAAAATTAACGTGATTGGGACGAGGCATGGTGAAAAGCTTTATGAGTCACTTGTATCGCGTGAAGAAATGGCAAGATCCGAGGATATGGGAAAATATTATAGAATTCCCGCAGATAATCGCGATTTAAATTACGCAAAATATTTTAGCGAGGGGGAGGAAAAGATATCTTATCTTGATGATTACACCTCCCACAGTACGACACGATTAAATGTTGAGCAGTTAAAAGAGCTTCTACTCAATTTGGATTATGTGAAAAAGGCTTTAAATGTATAA
- the wecB gene encoding non-hydrolyzing UDP-N-acetylglucosamine 2-epimerase, translating to MYKVMTIVGTRPELIKMSRVIAEFDNNLNHILVHTGQNYDYELNQLFFEDLGIRRPDYFLEAVGENAAQTIGRVIESADVVFEKEEPDAVMLYGDTNSCMAVIAAKRRKIPVFHMEAGNRCFDQRVPEELNRKVLDHLSDINLVLTEHARRYLIAEGIRPETIIKTGSHMREVLDFYMPKILKSKALEEMGLGSKGYFLVSAHREENVDSQSNLKDLINTLNGLAEKYNLPVIVSTHPRTRKRLDALRVNDFDARVKFLKPFGFCDYIKLQMEALCVISDSGTITEEGSLLNLPAITIRNAHERPEGMDVGTLIMSGLKRERVLDAVQVIVSQHSNGYRVMPPVTDYETQFASKQLLRIVLSYIDYINRTIWSKAS from the coding sequence ATGTATAAGGTAATGACAATTGTTGGTACGCGACCAGAGCTAATAAAAATGAGTCGAGTCATTGCCGAATTTGACAATAATCTTAATCATATTCTTGTGCATACTGGGCAGAACTATGATTATGAGTTAAATCAACTTTTCTTTGAAGATTTGGGAATCAGAAGGCCTGATTATTTTTTAGAGGCCGTTGGGGAAAATGCCGCACAAACTATTGGCAGAGTTATAGAAAGTGCAGATGTGGTTTTTGAAAAGGAAGAGCCTGATGCAGTTATGTTATACGGAGATACAAATTCTTGCATGGCGGTAATAGCAGCAAAACGCAGAAAAATCCCTGTATTTCATATGGAAGCGGGAAACCGATGTTTTGATCAACGAGTGCCAGAGGAGTTAAACCGTAAAGTATTGGATCATTTAAGTGACATCAATTTAGTGCTAACAGAGCACGCAAGAAGATATCTAATCGCCGAGGGTATACGACCAGAAACAATTATTAAAACAGGCTCGCACATGCGCGAAGTTCTAGATTTTTATATGCCGAAAATATTAAAATCTAAAGCATTAGAGGAAATGGGTCTTGGGTCTAAAGGGTATTTTTTGGTAAGCGCCCATCGAGAGGAAAATGTTGATTCACAGTCAAACCTTAAAGATTTAATCAACACACTTAATGGATTGGCTGAAAAATATAATTTACCAGTAATAGTCTCCACCCACCCTAGAACTAGGAAGAGATTAGATGCATTAAGGGTGAATGATTTTGATGCTAGAGTTAAATTTTTAAAACCTTTTGGATTTTGCGACTATATTAAATTGCAAATGGAGGCTCTTTGTGTGATCTCTGATAGCGGGACGATTACGGAAGAGGGCTCCCTTTTGAATCTGCCGGCAATTACTATTCGCAATGCGCATGAGCGACCAGAGGGAATGGATGTTGGTACATTGATAATGTCTGGCTTAAAGAGGGAGAGAGTGCTTGATGCAGTGCAAGTTATCGTATCTCAACACTCTAATGGCTATAGAGTTATGCCACCTGTGACAGATTATGAAACTCAATTTGCATCTAAACAATTATTAAGAATTGTATTAAGTTATATTGATTATATTAATCGAACTATTTGGTCTAAGGCTTCATAA